From the Vicinamibacteria bacterium genome, one window contains:
- a CDS encoding alpha-L-fucosidase, with amino-acid sequence DVLKELAEACRRHQMRLGFYYSQAQDWHEPNGAGNDWDFGPDERKDFDKYLRGKAEPQVRELLTGYGPVALVWFDTPRMMTGERAQRFTDIVRFLQPDCLIDGRLGATGDYLTTGDNVIPPEVQAQAWETPATINHTWGYRKDDQDWKAPGDIIFKLLDIVSKGGNYLLNVGPTAEGVLPPPSQDVLRTVGRWLKTNGEAVYGAGPTPFGDELGEPSARGTRDLRGQPLFLVRKEWRVTTKPGKLYLTFFEEPRVPFPLPAIKNKIGRVYRLADGVAVETKVEDGRTLLVIPRPFYDATATVVVVEFEGEQVER; translated from the coding sequence GCGACGTGCTCAAGGAGTTGGCCGAGGCCTGCCGGCGCCACCAAATGCGGCTCGGGTTCTACTACTCGCAGGCCCAGGACTGGCACGAGCCCAACGGGGCGGGCAACGACTGGGATTTCGGCCCCGACGAGCGGAAGGACTTCGACAAGTATCTGCGCGGGAAGGCGGAGCCGCAGGTGCGCGAGCTCCTGACCGGCTACGGGCCCGTCGCTCTCGTCTGGTTCGATACCCCTCGCATGATGACGGGGGAGCGGGCCCAGCGCTTCACCGACATCGTCCGCTTCCTCCAGCCCGACTGCCTCATCGACGGCCGCCTCGGGGCCACCGGCGACTACCTCACCACCGGGGACAACGTGATCCCCCCCGAGGTGCAGGCCCAGGCTTGGGAGACTCCGGCCACCATCAACCACACCTGGGGCTACCGGAAAGACGATCAGGACTGGAAGGCGCCCGGCGACATCATCTTCAAGCTCCTGGACATCGTGAGCAAGGGCGGTAACTACCTGCTCAACGTCGGACCCACGGCGGAGGGCGTCCTCCCTCCCCCCAGCCAGGACGTGCTGCGCACCGTCGGACGCTGGCTGAAAACCAACGGCGAGGCCGTCTACGGCGCCGGGCCGACTCCCTTCGGGGATGAGCTGGGCGAGCCCAGCGCCCGGGGCACCCGGGATCTGCGCGGCCAGCCCCTTTTCCTGGTCCGCAAGGAATGGCGGGTGACGACCAAGCCGGGAAAGCTGTACCTCACCTTTTTCGAGGAGCCGCGCGTGCCCTTCCCCCTTCCCGCCATCAAGAACAAGATCGGGCGCGTCTATCGCCTCGCGGACGGCGTCGCCGTCGAGACCAAGGTAGAGGACGGACGCACGCTCCTGGTGATTCCGCGGCCGTTCTACGATGCCACCGCCACCGTGGTCGTGGTTGAGTTCGAGGGAGAACAAGTCGAGCGGTAG
- a CDS encoding SDR family NAD(P)-dependent oxidoreductase — translation MRYADKVVVVTGGSKGIGEGCVRVFVEAGAKVVFCARGRAGGERLARELNARGPGEAHFVPGDVSRVEEIESLIKKAVERHGRLDCLINNAGWHPPHKPIDGFSVEEFRSLLDLNLVSVFAACKFALPHLRRTQGNIINLSSLVGSMGQLHATTYVATKGAITAFTKALAVDEAAFDVRVNSVSPGNIYTPLWQEAIDAAPDPAQCRADGEAAQLLGRMGTIEETGRLCLFLAAEATFTTGVDHIQSGGAELGYGRKTRKS, via the coding sequence ATGCGCTACGCGGACAAGGTCGTGGTCGTAACGGGGGGCAGCAAGGGGATCGGCGAAGGCTGCGTGCGCGTCTTCGTCGAGGCGGGGGCCAAGGTGGTGTTCTGCGCCCGGGGCCGGGCGGGGGGCGAGCGGCTGGCCCGGGAGCTAAACGCGCGGGGCCCCGGGGAGGCGCACTTCGTTCCCGGCGATGTCTCCCGGGTCGAGGAGATCGAGAGCCTGATCAAAAAGGCGGTCGAGCGCCACGGCCGTCTCGACTGCCTGATCAACAACGCGGGCTGGCATCCCCCCCACAAGCCCATCGACGGCTTCTCGGTGGAGGAGTTTCGCTCCCTGCTGGACCTGAATCTGGTGAGCGTCTTCGCGGCTTGCAAGTTCGCGCTGCCCCACCTGCGCAGAACCCAGGGCAACATCATCAATCTCTCGAGCCTGGTGGGGAGCATGGGCCAGCTCCACGCCACGACCTACGTCGCGACCAAGGGGGCGATCACGGCCTTCACCAAAGCCCTGGCCGTGGACGAGGCCGCCTTCGACGTTCGCGTCAACTCCGTCTCTCCGGGGAACATCTATACCCCCCTCTGGCAGGAAGCGATCGACGCCGCCCCCGATCCCGCGCAGTGCCGGGCCGACGGGGAGGCCGCGCAGCTCCTGGGGCGCATGGGTACCATCGAGGAGACCGGAAGGCTATGCCTTTTTCTGGCCGCGGAGGCGACCTTCACGACCGGTGTCGACCACATCCAGTCCGGGGGCGCGGAGCTTGGCTACGGGCGCAAGACGCGCAAGAGCTAG
- a CDS encoding ABC transporter permease: MKARDLLSRSGPFLGLVGVSVLFGFLIGPGFFRPANLDLITRQTAIVGIAALGMTLVIAAAGIDLSVGSTVALSTIVIALLLRSQVSPALAALAAVGAGALCGLLTGLLITQLKLVPFIVTLGMMLLVRGAAKGLAQEQRLEAPGTWLNDLLRTLPAGEGLLVPLGIWTFLTLALLVAGVLGYTRFGRHLLAIGSNERTARLCGVPVEGCKIAVYTIASALAGVAGVMEFAKLSVGDPTVGIGLELDAIAAVIIGGGSLTGGKGTVFGTLVGAVLMTVIQIGCSQEGLPNWVQQIVTGGVIVAAVTLDRWRQGLPGS, from the coding sequence ATGAAGGCCCGGGATCTCCTCTCCCGGAGCGGGCCCTTCCTGGGCCTGGTGGGGGTGTCGGTTCTCTTCGGCTTCCTGATCGGACCCGGATTCTTCCGGCCCGCCAACCTGGACCTGATCACGCGCCAGACCGCGATCGTGGGCATCGCCGCCCTGGGCATGACCCTGGTCATCGCCGCCGCCGGGATCGACCTCTCGGTGGGGTCCACCGTCGCCCTCTCCACGATCGTGATCGCACTCTTGCTCCGTTCCCAGGTGAGCCCGGCCTTGGCGGCCCTGGCCGCGGTGGGCGCGGGTGCGCTCTGCGGGCTCTTGACCGGACTGCTGATCACGCAGCTGAAGCTCGTTCCCTTCATCGTGACCCTGGGGATGATGCTGCTGGTGCGGGGCGCGGCCAAGGGGTTGGCGCAGGAGCAACGCTTGGAGGCGCCGGGAACGTGGCTCAACGACCTCCTGCGGACGCTGCCCGCGGGCGAAGGCCTGCTCGTGCCTTTGGGGATCTGGACGTTCCTCACCCTCGCGCTGCTGGTGGCGGGGGTGCTGGGCTACACGCGCTTCGGGAGGCACCTGCTCGCCATCGGCTCCAACGAGCGGACGGCGCGATTGTGCGGCGTGCCCGTGGAGGGGTGCAAGATTGCGGTCTACACCATCGCCTCCGCGCTCGCCGGGGTGGCGGGGGTGATGGAGTTCGCGAAGCTCTCGGTGGGGGACCCCACCGTGGGCATCGGCCTCGAGCTGGACGCGATCGCGGCCGTGATCATCGGCGGCGGCAGCCTCACGGGCGGGAAAGGAACGGTGTTCGGGACCCTGGTGGGGGCGGTCTTGATGACCGTGATCCAGATCGGCTGCTCGCAGGAGGGACTGCCCAACTGGGTGCAGCAGATTGTCACGGGCGGGGTCATCGTGGCCGCCGTGACCCTCGACCGTTGGCGCCAGGGCCTGCCCGGCAGCTGA
- a CDS encoding sugar ABC transporter ATP-binding protein — protein MAEELGAAGPRFAMRGIRKAFGATAALDGVDLAVRGGEVCALVGQNGAGKSTLMGILAGALAPDAGEMRLDGEPFRPRSPQEARRAGVAMIYQELSLAPHLTVAENIVLGEEPTRLGLLRGEEMRDRARRALEQLQHADMPLQAVVGALSLAEQQLVEIARALAGSCRILVLDEPTSSLGREDVQRLFALIARLKGQGQAIVYISHFLEEVKEVADRFVVLRDGKNAGGGETAPVSACEIGGMMVGRPVDDLFPRSPRRAGEVALALEGFGASGATLTLRRGEVLGIAGLLGAGRTRLLRGIFGLAPVREGTVRVASYTGHPSPGRSWREGVGFLSEDRKEEGLAAGLSVADNLTLSRLKGLGPGPFVLARAQEAAARDWIGRLGILCRSPGQPVGELSGGNQQKVAFARLLHHDVDVLLLDEPTRGIDVASKAQIYGLIDALVSGGQGRSPKAVLLVSSYMPELLGLCDRIAVMHRGRLSAARPAEALDEHRLILEASGAGAA, from the coding sequence ATGGCTGAAGAACTAGGGGCCGCCGGGCCGCGCTTCGCCATGCGGGGCATCCGCAAGGCGTTCGGCGCCACCGCGGCCCTGGATGGCGTGGACCTGGCCGTGCGCGGGGGTGAAGTCTGTGCACTGGTCGGCCAGAACGGGGCCGGGAAAAGCACGCTCATGGGGATCCTGGCTGGCGCGCTCGCCCCCGACGCGGGGGAGATGCGCCTGGACGGTGAGCCCTTCCGGCCGCGCAGCCCGCAGGAGGCCCGCCGCGCGGGTGTGGCCATGATCTACCAGGAGCTCTCGCTCGCGCCCCATCTCACGGTGGCAGAGAACATCGTGCTGGGAGAGGAGCCCACGCGGCTCGGCCTGCTGCGGGGGGAAGAGATGCGAGACCGGGCCCGGCGGGCGCTCGAGCAGCTCCAGCATGCGGACATGCCCCTTCAGGCCGTGGTCGGCGCCCTGTCCCTCGCCGAGCAACAACTGGTGGAGATCGCGCGCGCCTTGGCCGGCTCCTGCCGGATTCTGGTCCTGGACGAGCCCACCAGCAGCCTGGGCCGGGAGGACGTCCAGCGACTCTTCGCGCTCATCGCCCGTCTCAAGGGCCAGGGGCAGGCCATTGTCTACATTTCCCACTTCCTCGAGGAGGTCAAAGAGGTCGCCGACCGCTTCGTGGTCCTGCGAGACGGGAAGAACGCGGGCGGGGGCGAGACCGCGCCGGTGAGCGCGTGTGAGATCGGCGGCATGATGGTGGGTCGCCCCGTGGACGACCTGTTCCCCCGGTCGCCGCGCCGGGCCGGCGAGGTGGCCCTCGCTCTTGAAGGCTTCGGAGCGAGCGGGGCGACCCTCACCCTCCGGCGGGGTGAAGTGCTCGGCATCGCGGGCCTGCTCGGCGCCGGCCGAACCCGGCTACTTCGCGGGATCTTCGGCCTGGCCCCGGTACGGGAGGGCACCGTTCGCGTGGCCTCCTACACGGGCCATCCCTCCCCGGGACGGAGCTGGCGGGAAGGGGTGGGCTTCCTGAGCGAGGATCGCAAGGAGGAAGGGCTGGCCGCAGGGCTGTCCGTCGCCGACAACCTGACCCTCTCCCGCCTAAAGGGACTGGGCCCGGGGCCGTTCGTCCTCGCCCGGGCCCAGGAAGCGGCGGCCCGGGACTGGATCGGGCGGCTCGGCATCCTTTGCCGGAGCCCCGGGCAGCCGGTGGGGGAGCTGTCGGGCGGCAACCAACAGAAGGTCGCTTTCGCACGGCTTCTCCACCACGACGTCGACGTGCTTCTCCTCGACGAGCCGACGCGCGGAATCGACGTTGCCAGCAAGGCGCAGATCTACGGCCTCATCGACGCCCTCGTCTCGGGGGGTCAGGGCCGGTCTCCGAAAGCGGTTCTGCTCGTGAGCAGCTACATGCCGGAGCTTCTCGGCCTTTGCGACCGGATCGCCGTCATGCACCGGGGCCGGCTCTCCGCCGCCCGGCCCGCGGAAGCCCTCGATGAGCACCGGTTGATCCTGGAGGCGAGCGGGGCGGGAGCGGCATGA
- a CDS encoding substrate-binding domain-containing protein produces MNETLRKAAAVVALLLAGACGGGRRDKDKLILAVIPKGTSHVFWQSIHAGASKAAAELGVEVIWRGPLREDDRDSQVSEVEGFISRGISGIVLAPLDETALARPVAAAAKSGIPVVIIDSGLKGEGYVSFVATDNEKGGRLGGEHVARVLGGKGKVVLLRYAEGSDSTNKREEGFLEVMKENPGLEVVSSNQYGGSDVESAYKKAEAILSNYKQPDGSLGLGGIFCPNESTAFGMLRVLQDNGWAGKVHFVGFDASPKLVKGLRDGHIDGLVLQDPVRMGYLGVKTMVAHLRGQTVEKRIDTGVHLATREVMDQPEMKELLSPDLSKWLKN; encoded by the coding sequence ATGAACGAGACCCTGAGGAAGGCGGCCGCGGTCGTGGCCCTGCTCTTGGCGGGCGCCTGCGGGGGAGGCCGCCGCGACAAGGACAAGCTGATCCTGGCGGTGATCCCCAAAGGCACCTCGCACGTCTTCTGGCAGAGCATCCACGCGGGCGCCAGCAAGGCGGCGGCGGAGCTGGGGGTGGAGGTCATCTGGCGCGGGCCCCTGCGCGAGGACGACCGCGACTCCCAGGTCTCCGAGGTCGAGGGGTTCATCAGCCGCGGGATCTCGGGCATCGTCCTCGCCCCCCTGGACGAAACCGCGCTCGCCCGGCCGGTGGCGGCGGCGGCCAAGAGCGGGATCCCGGTGGTGATCATCGACTCCGGCCTCAAGGGCGAGGGCTACGTCAGCTTCGTGGCCACCGACAACGAGAAGGGCGGCCGCCTGGGCGGCGAACACGTGGCCCGGGTCCTGGGCGGCAAGGGCAAAGTCGTGCTTTTGCGCTACGCGGAGGGCTCCGACAGCACCAACAAGCGCGAGGAGGGGTTTCTGGAGGTGATGAAGGAGAACCCCGGCCTCGAGGTGGTGAGCTCCAATCAGTACGGGGGGTCGGACGTGGAGAGCGCATACAAGAAGGCCGAGGCCATTCTCTCCAACTACAAGCAGCCCGACGGCAGCCTCGGGCTGGGCGGGATCTTCTGCCCCAACGAGTCCACCGCCTTCGGCATGCTGCGCGTGCTCCAGGACAACGGCTGGGCGGGGAAGGTGCACTTTGTGGGCTTCGACGCCTCTCCCAAGCTGGTCAAGGGGCTGCGCGACGGCCACATCGACGGGCTGGTCCTCCAGGACCCGGTGCGCATGGGCTACCTCGGAGTCAAAACGATGGTGGCCCACCTCCGGGGGCAGACGGTCGAGAAGCGCATCGACACCGGCGTCCACCTGGCCACCCGCGAGGTCATGGACCAGCCGGAGATGAAGGAGCTGCTCTCCCCTGACCTCTCGAAATGGCTGAAGAACTAG
- a CDS encoding amidohydrolase family protein produces MTAGPGPPADGPALRPPRIDAHQHFWRYDQQEYAWIDERMGGLRRDFLPGELKGELDRVGFDGCVAVQVRPSLAETRWLLELADRHPFILGVVGWVDLQSPAVRGELQEFAPHPKLVGVRHGVQDEPDQSFLLRPEFARGVALLESFGLAYDILIYPRHLPVATEFVRRFPGVRFVLDHAAKPEIRKGELRAWARDLCLLASLPNVVCKLSGLVTEADWDRWTPEDLVPCLEVAFDGFGPQRLLIGSDWPVCTLAADYARTLGVVMDYLGPRPGAEGDAVLGLNALRFWNLARQEGKT; encoded by the coding sequence GTGACCGCGGGTCCGGGGCCGCCCGCGGACGGTCCGGCCCTTCGCCCTCCCCGCATCGACGCCCACCAGCATTTCTGGCGGTACGACCAGCAGGAGTACGCCTGGATCGATGAGCGGATGGGAGGCTTGCGACGCGACTTCCTGCCCGGGGAGCTCAAAGGGGAGCTGGACCGCGTCGGCTTCGATGGCTGCGTGGCCGTCCAGGTCCGCCCGAGCCTGGCCGAGACGCGATGGCTGCTGGAGTTGGCGGACCGCCACCCCTTCATCCTGGGCGTGGTCGGCTGGGTCGACCTGCAGTCGCCCGCGGTGCGCGGGGAGCTCCAGGAATTCGCCCCCCATCCCAAACTGGTGGGCGTGCGGCATGGGGTGCAGGACGAGCCCGACCAGTCGTTCCTCCTCCGGCCCGAGTTCGCGCGCGGGGTGGCCCTCCTCGAGTCTTTCGGGTTGGCCTACGACATCCTCATCTACCCTCGCCATCTCCCGGTCGCGACCGAGTTCGTCCGGCGCTTCCCGGGCGTCCGCTTCGTGCTCGACCATGCGGCCAAGCCCGAGATCCGGAAAGGCGAGCTCCGGGCCTGGGCACGTGATCTATGCCTTCTCGCTTCTCTTCCCAACGTGGTGTGCAAGCTGTCCGGCTTGGTCACGGAGGCGGATTGGGACCGCTGGACCCCCGAGGATCTGGTGCCCTGCCTCGAGGTCGCCTTCGACGGCTTTGGGCCCCAGCGGCTCCTCATCGGGTCCGACTGGCCGGTGTGCACGCTGGCCGCCGACTACGCCCGCACCCTGGGGGTGGTGATGGATTATCTCGGCCCCCGCCCGGGGGCGGAGGGCGACGCCGTGCTCGGCCTGAACGCCCTGCGCTTCTGGAACCTCGCCCGGCAGGAGGGAAAGACATGA
- a CDS encoding L-rhamnose mutarotase: protein MKKRDLFTLDLKDDPSAIAAYRKHHRAVWPEVQRSLRRVGIRNMDIYLLDRRLVMVLETPGRFDRRRAFARHLRSHPRCAEWEKLMKTFQKRPPGARPGEWWVRMEPVFHLGGRDGRGAGTSRPRRPHP from the coding sequence GTGAAGAAGCGGGACCTCTTCACCCTCGACCTCAAGGATGATCCCTCCGCCATCGCCGCCTATAGGAAGCATCACCGTGCGGTCTGGCCGGAGGTGCAGCGGAGCCTGCGTCGGGTCGGAATCCGGAACATGGACATCTACCTGCTAGACCGGCGCCTGGTGATGGTGCTGGAGACCCCGGGCCGCTTCGACCGTCGGAGGGCTTTCGCCCGCCACCTCCGTTCCCACCCGCGCTGCGCCGAGTGGGAGAAGCTGATGAAGACTTTCCAGAAGAGGCCGCCGGGGGCGCGGCCCGGGGAATGGTGGGTGCGCATGGAGCCCGTGTTCCACCTGGGGGGGAGGGACGGCCGCGGCGCGGGCACCTCGCGGCCAAGGCGCCCCCACCCGTGA
- a CDS encoding fumarylacetoacetate hydrolase family protein has protein sequence MKLIRFGEPGRERPGVLLGDGVRVDASGVGSDYDEDFLGGGGLSRLPAWLDKNAGSAPRVDARVRLGAPLRRPSKIVCIGLNFRDHAAETGAEIPREPVIFFKSTTALVGPNDPLVIPRGASKVDWEVELAVVIGKTARYVEEAEAYEYVAGYVLHNDYSERAFQMERGGQWVKGKSADTFAPVGPFLATRDEIPDPHRLEMWLKINGVYRQRSTTANMIFGVPALVSYVTQFMTLLPGDVISTGTPAGVGLGMKPPQYLRAGDFVELGITGLGESRQEVVAPR, from the coding sequence ATGAAGCTCATCCGCTTTGGCGAGCCGGGCCGGGAGAGACCGGGGGTGCTGCTCGGGGACGGCGTGCGGGTCGACGCGTCCGGAGTCGGCTCTGACTACGACGAGGACTTTCTGGGTGGGGGGGGGCTCTCCCGCCTCCCGGCCTGGCTGGACAAGAACGCGGGCTCCGCGCCGCGCGTGGACGCCCGCGTCCGGCTCGGGGCTCCCCTCCGGCGGCCCAGCAAGATCGTCTGCATCGGGCTCAACTTCCGCGACCACGCGGCGGAGACGGGCGCGGAGATCCCCCGGGAGCCGGTCATCTTCTTCAAGTCCACGACCGCGTTGGTCGGTCCCAACGACCCTCTGGTCATCCCTCGTGGGGCCTCCAAGGTGGACTGGGAGGTCGAGCTGGCGGTTGTCATCGGCAAGACGGCCCGCTACGTGGAGGAGGCAGAAGCCTACGAGTACGTGGCGGGTTACGTGCTCCACAACGATTACTCGGAGCGCGCGTTCCAGATGGAGCGGGGCGGACAGTGGGTGAAGGGCAAGAGCGCGGACACCTTCGCCCCCGTGGGCCCGTTTCTCGCCACCCGCGACGAGATCCCCGACCCCCACCGCCTCGAGATGTGGCTGAAGATCAACGGCGTGTACCGGCAGCGCAGCACGACCGCGAACATGATCTTCGGGGTCCCGGCCCTGGTCAGCTACGTGACCCAGTTCATGACCCTCCTGCCCGGCGACGTGATCAGCACGGGTACACCGGCCGGGGTGGGCCTAGGAATGAAGCCGCCGCAATATCTGCGCGCCGGCGATTTCGTGGAGCTGGGCATCACCGGCCTGGGGGAGTCGCGCCAGGAAGTGGTGGCTCCCCGGTGA
- a CDS encoding SDR family oxidoreductase: MFRLDGKVAVVTGAGSGIGRAIALLFARQGAQVGVLDHNPTTAQATTENIRAAQGKAATLVCDVADAVQVEATFKRAVAEQGLIDILVNSAGVAHVGSVLSTTEEEFDRVYRVNVKGVYLCSRAALPHMLTKGAGVILNLASIASHIGLPDRFAYSMSKGAVHTMTMSIATDYMKKIRCNCISPARVHTPFVDGFLAKNYPGREKEMFEKLSASQPMGRMGTPEEVALLALYLCSDEAAFVTGQAYPIDGGVLGT; encoded by the coding sequence ATGTTCCGTCTGGACGGCAAGGTTGCGGTGGTGACGGGCGCCGGCTCGGGCATCGGGCGGGCGATCGCCCTCCTCTTTGCCCGCCAGGGGGCGCAAGTGGGGGTGCTCGACCACAACCCGACCACGGCCCAGGCCACCACCGAGAACATCCGCGCCGCCCAGGGTAAGGCGGCGACCCTGGTTTGCGACGTGGCAGACGCCGTTCAGGTGGAGGCGACGTTTAAGCGAGCAGTCGCGGAGCAAGGGCTGATCGACATCCTCGTCAACAGCGCGGGCGTCGCCCACGTCGGGAGCGTGCTCAGCACCACCGAGGAAGAATTCGACCGCGTCTACCGTGTCAATGTGAAGGGCGTTTACCTGTGCTCCCGGGCCGCCCTCCCGCACATGCTGACGAAGGGCGCAGGCGTGATCCTGAACCTGGCCTCCATCGCGTCGCACATCGGGCTCCCCGACCGGTTTGCCTACTCCATGAGCAAGGGCGCAGTCCACACCATGACCATGTCCATCGCCACGGACTACATGAAGAAGATCCGCTGCAACTGCATCTCACCCGCCCGCGTCCACACCCCCTTCGTGGACGGTTTCCTGGCCAAGAACTACCCGGGGCGGGAGAAGGAAATGTTCGAGAAACTCTCGGCCTCCCAGCCCATGGGCCGGATGGGCACGCCGGAGGAGGTGGCACTTCTGGCCCTTTACCTCTGCTCGGACGAAGCCGCCTTCGTCACCGGCCAGGCCTATCCTATTGATGGAGGTGTCTTGGGCACATGA
- a CDS encoding MFS transporter: MTATGPAPPWADGAEVQGLGTLRPEQWKSGIAAWLGWLFDGLDMHLYTLVAAPFVMQLLQAASPADPLVKRYSSWIQAAFLIGWALGGGFFGRLGDLLGRSRALSLTIGTYALFTGLSSFAQTWWHLLAFRFLAALGVGGEWAVGSSLLAETWPRRWGPWIAAVLQLGVNIGTLLACVTVYLMADQNPRWVFLVGVAPALLVFWIRRAVPEPAEWREAKSRAGHVRPPVSALFAGEVRAVTLKTILVCSLTLSAWWAFLFWNQQHLRNLPEVAGWPTARVEQLVSRSFFIVIVASCFGNFLAGLLAHWLGYRRAIALTCFGLFGSYCAAYAVPREHASLIFWLAVIGIFSGVFALFTMYLPPLFPTLLRTTGAGFCYNIGRIVAALGTVFFGFFAQVGDFRLALLYAGFLLFPAALLACLLPELKVDRPGRQGGVAGL, from the coding sequence GTGACGGCCACCGGCCCGGCTCCGCCCTGGGCAGACGGGGCCGAGGTTCAGGGCCTGGGGACCCTGCGGCCCGAGCAGTGGAAGTCCGGCATCGCGGCTTGGCTGGGCTGGCTGTTCGACGGCCTGGACATGCATCTCTATACGCTCGTGGCGGCGCCGTTCGTGATGCAGCTCCTTCAGGCAGCAAGCCCCGCCGATCCCCTGGTCAAGCGGTACAGCTCTTGGATCCAGGCCGCGTTTCTCATCGGCTGGGCGCTGGGCGGGGGTTTCTTTGGCCGGCTGGGCGATCTTCTGGGGCGCAGCCGCGCGCTGAGCCTGACCATCGGGACTTACGCCCTCTTCACCGGGCTCTCGTCCTTCGCTCAGACTTGGTGGCACCTCCTGGCCTTCCGCTTCCTGGCCGCGCTCGGGGTGGGAGGCGAGTGGGCGGTGGGCTCTTCGCTGTTGGCCGAGACCTGGCCGCGCCGGTGGGGACCCTGGATCGCCGCCGTCCTGCAGCTGGGCGTCAACATCGGAACCCTTCTCGCCTGCGTCACCGTCTACTTGATGGCGGACCAGAACCCACGCTGGGTCTTCCTGGTTGGGGTTGCCCCCGCCCTCCTCGTTTTCTGGATCCGCCGGGCCGTACCCGAGCCCGCGGAGTGGCGGGAGGCCAAGTCCAGGGCGGGCCACGTGCGGCCGCCGGTCTCCGCGCTTTTCGCGGGCGAGGTGCGTGCCGTCACCCTGAAGACGATCCTCGTTTGCTCCTTGACCCTCAGCGCCTGGTGGGCCTTTCTGTTCTGGAACCAGCAGCACCTGCGGAACCTGCCCGAGGTGGCAGGCTGGCCGACGGCTCGCGTCGAGCAGCTCGTCAGCCGGTCTTTCTTCATCGTGATCGTGGCCTCGTGCTTCGGGAACTTTCTGGCCGGCCTCCTTGCCCACTGGCTCGGCTACCGTCGCGCCATCGCCCTCACCTGCTTCGGCCTGTTCGGTTCCTATTGCGCCGCCTATGCCGTCCCCCGCGAGCACGCCTCCCTGATCTTCTGGCTGGCCGTCATCGGCATCTTCTCGGGCGTCTTCGCGCTCTTCACCATGTACCTGCCGCCCCTCTTCCCGACCCTCCTTCGCACCACGGGCGCCGGTTTCTGCTACAACATCGGACGCATCGTGGCCGCCTTGGGCACCGTCTTCTTCGGCTTTTTCGCGCAGGTGGGGGATTTCCGCCTGGCCCTGCTCTACGCCGGCTTCCTGCTCTTCCCCGCTGCCCTCTTGGCCTGTCTCCTGCCGGAGCTGAAGGTCGACCGCCCCGGCCGGCAAGGGGGGGTGGCGGGGCTCTGA